A DNA window from Pseudodesulfovibrio thermohalotolerans contains the following coding sequences:
- a CDS encoding LytS/YhcK type 5TM receptor domain-containing protein → MNTFEIILILAERFGLMVGVVLLFLTIMPVRHMQFTGGSSRLRTVLVTVLFGLLGILGTYTGNAVFDSVANLRAMVVISGGLFGGPVVGIGAGLIAGVHRIAFDLHGFSAYPCGIATALEGFAAGMVAWRYGAAALNWRAASVLALAGEAMHMGLLLLMSRPFPEAWELVKLIAPPMLLVNAFGAALFVEVINLFSRDRDRRESLHAQIILDIANMAVSYLRMGLSPETAAATAEIIFTRVGVAAVAITDTRDVLAHVGAGADHHLPGREIRTTATREVVRTGRPTFLHSAEAIGCNQADCPMTSAIIVPLKKNDEIVGTLKFYGSRERPLNATLFEVANGLANLFSTQVELEDIQIKEQMLAHAEIRRLHAQINPHFLFNSLNTIASFCRTNSERARDLLMDLSLYMRRNLDLSRGFIPLSEELEQVRSYLAIEKARFGDRIQVEAEVEDGCGNWPIPPLIIQPLVENAIRHGVLGRERGGMVRVSARRENGHLEIRVADDGVGMDRATLDRVLNPECADSATGGIGMRNCLSRMEHIYGRQFAPKVDSVPGKGTTIVLQVPDRR, encoded by the coding sequence GTGAACACCTTTGAAATTATTTTGATTCTGGCCGAGCGGTTCGGCCTCATGGTGGGCGTGGTCCTTCTGTTCCTGACCATCATGCCCGTGCGGCACATGCAGTTCACCGGCGGGAGCAGCCGGTTGCGCACGGTTCTGGTGACCGTCCTTTTCGGGCTGCTCGGTATCCTCGGCACCTACACCGGCAACGCGGTCTTCGACTCCGTGGCCAACCTGCGGGCGATGGTGGTCATCTCGGGCGGCCTGTTCGGCGGTCCCGTGGTGGGCATCGGCGCGGGGCTGATCGCCGGAGTGCACCGCATCGCCTTCGATCTGCACGGGTTCAGCGCGTATCCCTGCGGCATCGCCACGGCTCTGGAGGGATTCGCGGCCGGCATGGTGGCCTGGAGATACGGCGCGGCGGCCCTGAATTGGCGGGCGGCCTCTGTCCTGGCCCTGGCGGGCGAGGCCATGCACATGGGGCTGCTGTTGCTCATGTCCAGGCCGTTCCCCGAAGCGTGGGAGCTGGTCAAGCTCATCGCCCCGCCCATGCTCCTGGTCAACGCCTTTGGCGCGGCCTTGTTCGTGGAGGTTATCAATCTTTTTTCCCGCGACCGCGACCGGCGCGAGTCCCTGCACGCCCAGATCATCCTGGACATCGCCAACATGGCCGTCAGTTATCTGCGCATGGGGCTTTCGCCCGAGACTGCGGCGGCCACTGCCGAGATCATATTCACCCGGGTGGGCGTGGCCGCGGTGGCCATCACCGACACCCGGGACGTGTTGGCCCACGTGGGAGCCGGGGCCGATCACCATTTGCCCGGACGGGAAATCCGCACCACCGCCACGCGGGAGGTCGTCAGGACGGGCAGGCCCACATTCCTTCACAGCGCGGAGGCCATCGGCTGCAACCAGGCCGACTGCCCCATGACGTCGGCCATCATCGTTCCGCTCAAGAAAAATGACGAGATCGTCGGCACCCTCAAGTTCTACGGCAGCCGCGAGCGGCCGCTCAACGCCACCCTCTTCGAGGTGGCCAACGGGCTGGCCAATCTCTTTTCCACCCAGGTGGAGCTGGAGGACATCCAGATCAAGGAGCAGATGCTGGCCCACGCGGAAATCCGCAGGCTGCACGCCCAGATCAACCCCCATTTTCTGTTCAACTCTTTGAACACCATCGCCTCGTTCTGCCGGACCAATTCCGAGCGGGCCAGAGATCTGCTCATGGATTTGTCCCTGTATATGCGCCGCAACCTGGACCTGAGCCGGGGGTTCATTCCCCTGAGCGAGGAGTTGGAGCAGGTACGCTCCTATCTGGCCATCGAGAAGGCCCGCTTCGGCGACCGCATCCAGGTGGAGGCGGAGGTCGAGGACGGGTGCGGCAACTGGCCCATCCCGCCGCTGATTATCCAGCCCCTGGTGGAGAACGCGATCCGGCACGGCGTGCTCGGCCGGGAGCGGGGCGGCATGGTCAGGGTCAGCGCGCGGCGCGAGAACGGGCATCTCGAAATCCGCGTGGCCGATGACGGCGTGGGCATGGACCGCGCCACCCTCGACCGGGTCCTCAATCCCGAGTGCGCCGATTCGGCCACCGGCGGCATCGGTATGCGCAACTGCCTGAGCCGCATGGAGCACATCTACGGCCGCCAGTTCGCGCCAAAAGTGGACAGCGTTCCCGGCAAGGGTACCACCATCGTGCTTCAGGTGCCCGACCGGCGCTGA
- a CDS encoding LytR/AlgR family response regulator transcription factor: MNNVIRTILVDDELPAQDELNYLLSSHADIDVVGIAGNAADAVEAIAVKQPDLVFLDIQMPGRDGFSVLRDVMAMERHPLVIFVTAFDEYAIRAFEENAVDYILKPVDTRRLADSLDRVRKRLEASETRESSEVLRRLLAGAGIKPGVTRISVEHGGRNILLSPREIVYFNYENRRVHAGTRDNLYPCACDATLDRLEERLEGFPFFRANRSQLVNLALVRTYAPWFNGKYVLTMSDRAETEITVSKARVRAFKDAMEL, from the coding sequence ATGAACAATGTCATACGAACCATACTGGTGGACGACGAGCTTCCGGCTCAGGACGAGCTCAACTACCTGCTCTCGTCGCACGCGGACATTGACGTGGTGGGCATTGCGGGCAATGCCGCCGACGCGGTCGAGGCCATCGCCGTCAAGCAGCCCGACCTGGTCTTTCTGGACATCCAGATGCCCGGCCGGGACGGGTTTTCGGTGCTCAGGGACGTCATGGCCATGGAGCGGCATCCTCTGGTGATCTTTGTCACCGCCTTCGACGAGTACGCCATTCGCGCCTTCGAGGAGAACGCGGTGGACTACATCCTCAAGCCCGTGGACACCCGGCGGCTGGCGGACAGCCTCGACCGGGTGCGCAAGCGGCTGGAGGCCAGCGAGACCAGGGAATCGAGCGAAGTCTTGCGCAGGCTGCTGGCGGGCGCGGGCATCAAGCCTGGCGTGACGCGCATCAGCGTGGAGCACGGGGGCCGCAACATCCTCCTGAGCCCCAGGGAGATCGTCTATTTCAATTACGAGAACCGCAGGGTCCACGCCGGGACGCGCGACAACCTCTACCCCTGCGCCTGCGACGCGACCCTGGACCGCCTGGAAGAGCGTCTGGAGGGATTCCCCTTTTTTCGGGCCAACAGGTCCCAGTTGGTCAACCTCGCCCTGGTGCGGACCTACGCGCCGTGGTTCAACGGCAAATACGTTCTGACCATGAGCGACCGGGCCGAGACCGAGATCACCGTCAGCAAGGCTCGGGTGCGGGCCTTCAAGGACGCCATGGAACTGTAG
- the lepB gene encoding signal peptidase I: protein MTQSSLKSFRDTLEAIVVALLLAFVIRAFIVQAFKIPSGSMLETLQIGDHLLVSKFAYDVRLPSNLWLDTTDGKVLMKTGDPQRGDIVVFLFPEDESKDFIKRVIGLPGETLEVRNKVVYINGRALDEPYVLHTKADTLPVRDNFGPVVIPQGEYFVMGDNREGSYDSRWWGPVKRSKIVGKALVIYWSWGSVTDIRFNRIGTLLN from the coding sequence ATGACTCAAAGCTCGCTCAAATCTTTTCGTGATACCCTTGAGGCCATTGTCGTGGCCCTTCTTCTGGCCTTTGTCATCCGGGCCTTCATCGTCCAGGCGTTCAAGATTCCGTCCGGGTCCATGCTTGAGACCCTGCAGATCGGCGACCACCTGCTGGTCTCCAAGTTCGCCTACGACGTCCGCCTGCCTTCCAATCTCTGGCTCGACACCACCGACGGCAAGGTGCTGATGAAGACCGGCGACCCGCAGCGCGGCGACATCGTCGTCTTCCTGTTCCCGGAGGACGAGTCCAAGGACTTCATCAAGCGGGTCATCGGCCTGCCGGGCGAGACCCTGGAAGTGCGCAATAAAGTGGTCTACATCAACGGTCGCGCCCTGGATGAGCCCTACGTGCTCCATACCAAGGCCGACACCCTGCCCGTGCGTGACAACTTCGGCCCGGTGGTCATCCCGCAGGGCGAGTACTTTGTCATGGGCGACAACCGCGAAGGCTCCTACGACTCCCGCTGGTGGGGGCCGGTCAAGCGCAGCAAGATCGTCGGCAAGGCCCTGGTCATTTACTGGTCCTGGGGCTCCGTCACCGATATCCGGTTCAACCGGATCGGAACCCTGCTGAACTAG
- the lepA gene encoding translation elongation factor 4 codes for MSKIDKIRNFSIIAHIDHGKSTLADRILEITGMVGDREKKDQYLDKMELERERGITIKAQTVRIPYTDHDGTEYILNLIDTPGHVDFSYEVSRSLAACEGALLVVDATQGVEAQTLANVYLALDNDLEVIPVLNKIDLPSADPERMAQEIEEVIGLDCSHPIMVSAKTGKNVEEVLDAVINLLPPPKGDPQAPLKALIFDSWYDSYQGVVVLFRIIDGTLKKGKRIKIHSSGKVFEVTRLGAFMPEAKDLKEMGPGEVGFLCASMKELGDAPVGDTITLAENPVATPYPGFKPVKPMVFSGLYPVEPSEYETLKAALEKLQLNDAAFTYEPETSQALGFGFRCGFLGLLHIEIIQERLEREFEARLITTAPSVIYEVLTVTDEELIIDNPSKLPDPTRIKAIREPFVRLEVHVPNEYVGAVLALCEEKRGIQKNIAYITSSRVVITYEMPFAEVMYDFFDKLKSSTKGYASLDYEVIDYREADLVRLDILINGDPVDAFSCIVHRENSARIGRSLALKLKRSIPRQMFEVVIQAAIGNKIVAKERNAPFRKDVTAKCYGGDITRKRKLLEKQKEGKKRMRRMGNVEIPQEAFLSVLKADED; via the coding sequence ATGAGCAAGATCGATAAAATACGCAATTTCAGCATCATTGCCCACATTGACCACGGCAAGTCCACGCTTGCGGATCGCATCCTCGAAATCACCGGCATGGTCGGCGACCGCGAGAAAAAGGACCAGTACCTGGACAAGATGGAGCTGGAGCGCGAGCGCGGCATCACCATCAAGGCGCAGACCGTGCGCATTCCGTATACCGACCACGACGGGACCGAGTACATCCTCAACCTCATTGATACGCCTGGCCACGTGGACTTTTCCTACGAGGTCTCGCGGTCGCTCGCGGCCTGCGAAGGCGCGCTTCTGGTGGTGGACGCCACTCAGGGCGTCGAGGCCCAGACCCTGGCCAACGTGTATCTGGCCCTGGACAATGACCTTGAGGTCATCCCGGTGCTGAACAAGATCGACCTGCCCAGCGCCGATCCCGAGCGCATGGCGCAAGAGATCGAGGAGGTCATCGGCCTGGACTGCTCCCATCCGATCATGGTTTCGGCCAAGACCGGCAAGAACGTGGAGGAAGTCCTGGACGCGGTCATCAACCTGCTGCCGCCGCCCAAGGGCGATCCGCAGGCTCCCCTCAAGGCGCTTATCTTCGACTCCTGGTACGACTCGTATCAGGGCGTGGTGGTCCTTTTCCGGATCATCGACGGCACGCTGAAGAAGGGCAAGCGCATCAAGATCCATTCGAGCGGGAAGGTCTTCGAGGTCACCCGGCTGGGCGCGTTCATGCCCGAGGCCAAGGACTTGAAGGAGATGGGGCCTGGCGAGGTCGGCTTCCTGTGCGCCTCCATGAAAGAGCTTGGCGACGCGCCCGTGGGCGACACCATCACCCTGGCCGAAAACCCCGTGGCAACGCCGTATCCCGGATTCAAGCCGGTCAAGCCCATGGTCTTTTCCGGGCTGTATCCGGTGGAGCCCTCCGAATACGAGACGCTCAAGGCGGCCCTGGAAAAGCTCCAGCTCAACGACGCGGCCTTTACCTACGAACCGGAGACCTCCCAGGCTCTCGGTTTCGGGTTCCGCTGCGGCTTCCTGGGCCTTCTGCACATCGAGATCATTCAGGAGCGGCTTGAGCGCGAGTTCGAGGCCCGGTTGATTACCACCGCCCCGTCGGTCATCTATGAGGTCCTCACCGTGACCGACGAGGAGCTGATTATCGACAACCCGTCCAAGCTGCCGGACCCGACTCGCATCAAGGCCATCCGCGAACCGTTCGTGCGCCTGGAAGTGCACGTGCCCAACGAGTACGTTGGCGCGGTGCTCGCCCTGTGCGAAGAGAAGCGGGGTATCCAGAAGAATATCGCCTACATCACCTCCTCGCGCGTGGTCATCACCTACGAGATGCCGTTCGCCGAGGTCATGTACGACTTCTTCGACAAGCTCAAGTCGTCCACCAAGGGCTACGCCTCCCTCGACTACGAGGTTATCGACTATCGCGAGGCCGACCTGGTCCGGCTGGACATTCTTATCAACGGCGATCCCGTGGATGCCTTCTCGTGCATCGTGCATCGGGAGAACTCCGCCCGCATCGGCCGTTCGCTCGCATTGAAGCTCAAGCGCAGCATTCCGCGCCAGATGTTCGAGGTGGTCATTCAGGCCGCCATCGGCAACAAGATCGTTGCCAAGGAACGCAACGCCCCCTTCCGCAAGGACGTCACCGCCAAGTGCTACGGCGGCGACATCACCCGGAAGCGCAAGTTGCTGGAAAAGCAGAAAGAGGGAAAGAAGCGTATGCGCCGCATGGGCAACGTGGAAATCCCCCAGGAAGCGTTCCTGTCCGTATTGAAAGCCGATGAGGACTAG
- the cfa gene encoding cyclopropane fatty acyl phospholipid synthase: MSASRAILADLLTEAGVAVDGDHPWDIKVSDERLFHDILLRKNLGLGEGYMRGWWNCERVDEFIFRVLKTGAEERVRDSWRLLAKALPALLLNMQSLSRARVVAKRHYDLGNDLFEGFLDPYMQYSCAYFKGMDGCADPLSDDKSSRDLEEAQRAKMRLICEKLELAPGDRVLDIGCGWGGLARFMVEERGCKVVGVNISKRQIEFARDFCAGLPVEIRETDYRLLNEPFDKIVSVGMFEHVGPRNYGEFMDTVARCLKPNGLFLLHTIGGNTTSRSIDPWISTYIFPNGCLPSVAQVSRASESHFVMEDLHNFGPFYDRTLLCWLRNFRRSWPKLRGKYGDRFRRMWEYYLQSCAGAFRARDIQLWQFVFSPAGRRQPECRMG; this comes from the coding sequence ATGTCTGCAAGCAGAGCGATCCTGGCCGACCTGCTGACGGAGGCCGGCGTGGCGGTGGACGGCGATCATCCATGGGACATCAAGGTTTCGGACGAACGCCTCTTCCATGACATCCTTCTCAGGAAGAACCTGGGACTCGGCGAGGGGTACATGCGCGGGTGGTGGAACTGCGAGCGCGTGGACGAATTCATCTTCCGCGTGCTTAAAACCGGAGCGGAGGAACGAGTGCGCGACTCCTGGCGACTCTTGGCCAAGGCCCTGCCCGCCCTGCTCCTCAACATGCAAAGCCTGTCGCGCGCCCGCGTTGTGGCCAAACGGCATTACGACCTGGGCAACGACCTGTTCGAGGGATTCCTCGACCCGTACATGCAGTACAGTTGCGCCTACTTCAAAGGCATGGACGGCTGCGCGGACCCGCTGTCCGACGACAAGTCGTCCCGGGACCTAGAAGAGGCGCAACGGGCCAAAATGCGCCTCATCTGTGAAAAGCTGGAGCTTGCGCCCGGTGACCGGGTCCTCGATATCGGCTGCGGGTGGGGCGGACTGGCCCGGTTCATGGTCGAGGAGCGTGGCTGTAAAGTGGTGGGCGTCAACATCTCCAAACGGCAAATAGAATTCGCCCGCGACTTCTGCGCCGGGCTGCCCGTGGAGATTCGCGAAACAGACTACCGGCTGCTAAACGAACCCTTCGACAAAATCGTGTCCGTGGGCATGTTCGAGCATGTGGGCCCACGGAACTACGGCGAATTCATGGATACCGTGGCCCGCTGCCTCAAGCCGAACGGCCTGTTCCTGCTCCACACCATCGGGGGCAACACCACCAGCCGAAGCATCGACCCGTGGATTTCCACCTACATCTTCCCCAACGGCTGCCTGCCCTCCGTCGCTCAGGTCTCACGGGCCTCGGAATCGCACTTCGTCATGGAGGACCTCCACAACTTCGGCCCCTTCTACGACCGCACCCTCTTGTGCTGGCTGCGCAACTTCCGCCGCTCCTGGCCGAAACTGCGCGGCAAATACGGCGACCGCTTCAGACGAATGTGGGAATATTATCTCCAATCCTGCGCGGGCGCGTTCCGGGCAAGGGACATCCAACTGTGGCAGTTCGTGTTCTCTCCCGCCGGCAGACGGCAGCCGGAATGCAGGATGGGGTAG
- a CDS encoding PocR ligand-binding domain-containing protein, with translation MTLKDLVSEEELARLQQELHDRFGLNADIMDGDGHRLLGNTWGNDLCRAIRDDDKGFGAICATAGQMFTQLLKKGEPFVEYCDGGMVRVSVPVVVDGEVVGGVGGCGLVPADEEVDEFTIGMMSGLSEEDIAEKTKTVRTVTEEQLAEIQAFITERIDGLLK, from the coding sequence ATGACGCTCAAGGATCTCGTATCGGAAGAGGAACTGGCCCGGTTGCAGCAGGAACTGCACGACCGCTTCGGCCTGAATGCCGACATCATGGACGGCGACGGCCATCGTCTGCTCGGCAACACCTGGGGCAACGACCTGTGCCGGGCCATTCGCGACGACGACAAAGGGTTCGGCGCCATCTGCGCCACGGCCGGGCAGATGTTCACCCAACTGCTCAAGAAGGGTGAGCCGTTCGTCGAGTATTGCGACGGCGGCATGGTCCGCGTGAGCGTGCCCGTGGTTGTGGACGGCGAAGTCGTCGGCGGCGTGGGCGGTTGCGGCCTGGTGCCCGCCGACGAGGAAGTGGACGAGTTCACCATCGGCATGATGAGCGGCCTGAGTGAAGAGGACATCGCCGAAAAGACCAAGACCGTGCGGACCGTCACCGAGGAACAACTGGCCGAAATCCAGGCGTTCATCACCGAGCGGATCGACGGGCTGCTGAAATAG
- a CDS encoding YitT family protein, with amino-acid sequence MTNTFKDKLRGMTFGVPWNIALLTLGSFLIAFSVKAIAVPHGLLTGGMSGISLLCYYAFGGLTTGQWYFALNLPVFILGWVFVSKRFFFYSLYGMVISSVFIDVIPYSLHMDDIWLAVITGGGIMGAGVGIALRSLGSTGGSDILAVICKEKFNMSMGSFEFWFNMIGFVAGFVYLDMNIVFYSIAMTFVIAFGIEYVLGMFSERKMVMIVSEHHAAINAAILTDLDRGVTILEGTGGYTGEERKVVMTMVSSIQLKELEELVYTIDPDAFFIMGSGFHVQGQGFSSRKVY; translated from the coding sequence ATGACCAATACCTTCAAGGACAAACTGCGCGGCATGACCTTCGGAGTGCCGTGGAACATCGCCCTGCTGACCCTGGGCTCATTTCTCATCGCCTTCTCGGTCAAGGCCATCGCCGTGCCGCACGGCCTGCTGACCGGCGGCATGTCCGGCATCTCGCTGCTGTGCTACTACGCCTTCGGCGGGCTGACCACGGGCCAATGGTACTTCGCCCTGAACCTGCCCGTGTTCATCCTGGGCTGGGTATTCGTCAGCAAGCGATTCTTTTTCTATTCACTATACGGGATGGTCATCTCATCGGTCTTCATCGACGTCATCCCCTACTCCCTGCACATGGACGACATCTGGCTGGCGGTCATCACCGGCGGCGGGATCATGGGCGCGGGCGTGGGCATCGCCCTGCGCTCGCTCGGCTCCACCGGCGGATCGGACATCCTGGCCGTGATCTGCAAGGAAAAGTTCAACATGTCCATGGGCTCCTTCGAATTCTGGTTCAACATGATCGGTTTCGTGGCGGGCTTCGTCTATCTGGACATGAACATCGTTTTCTACTCCATCGCCATGACCTTCGTCATCGCCTTCGGCATCGAGTACGTGCTGGGCATGTTCTCGGAGCGCAAGATGGTCATGATCGTCTCGGAGCATCACGCCGCCATCAACGCGGCCATCCTGACCGACCTGGACCGGGGCGTGACCATTCTGGAAGGAACCGGCGGATACACGGGAGAAGAGCGCAAGGTGGTCATGACCATGGTTTCGTCCATCCAGCTCAAGGAGCTTGAGGAGCTGGTCTACACCATCGACCCGGACGCGTTTTTCATCATGGGCTCCGGCTTTCACGTCCAGGGCCAGGGATTCTCGTCAAGAAAGGTGTACTAG
- a CDS encoding SAM hydrolase/SAM-dependent halogenase family protein has translation MIFAAEKKGAPPPRTIGLISDFGLTDPYVGQVKAVLARKAPNCPVVDISHNVVPFNVAQAGFFLAASYEHFPTDAVILAVVDPGVGTDRRIACLQIGNRLLVAPDNGLLTLALNRAWSDVRAFDLSRAMDAPEKVSHTFHGRDVFAPLAAWLALGGRPEGIGPEIDPADLVTRTWSQPEFGPGRVRAHVLHIDRFGNCVLNLEAGGMGSPEGLRMESPAGGPLAYATRYADMPEGEPGLLEGSQGFLELAVNQRSAAKRFGLSMGDPVELAWEA, from the coding sequence ATGATCTTTGCCGCCGAAAAGAAAGGCGCCCCGCCGCCCCGGACCATCGGTCTGATTTCAGACTTCGGCCTGACCGACCCTTACGTGGGCCAGGTCAAGGCGGTCCTGGCGCGCAAGGCTCCCAACTGCCCGGTGGTGGACATCTCCCACAACGTGGTCCCCTTCAACGTGGCCCAGGCCGGATTCTTCCTGGCCGCCAGCTACGAACATTTCCCGACGGACGCCGTCATCCTCGCCGTGGTGGACCCGGGCGTGGGCACGGACCGGCGCATCGCCTGCCTCCAGATAGGCAACCGGCTGCTGGTGGCCCCGGACAACGGGCTGCTCACCCTGGCCCTGAACCGCGCCTGGTCCGATGTGCGCGCCTTCGACCTGTCCAGGGCCATGGACGCGCCCGAAAAGGTCTCGCACACCTTCCACGGCCGGGACGTCTTCGCCCCGCTGGCCGCATGGCTCGCCCTGGGCGGCAGGCCCGAGGGCATCGGGCCGGAAATCGACCCGGCCGACCTGGTCACACGCACCTGGTCCCAGCCCGAGTTCGGGCCCGGCAGGGTTCGCGCCCACGTGCTGCACATAGACCGTTTCGGCAACTGCGTGCTCAACCTGGAAGCGGGCGGCATGGGCTCCCCCGAAGGGTTGCGCATGGAATCCCCGGCGGGCGGGCCGCTGGCCTACGCGACGCGGTACGCGGACATGCCCGAGGGTGAACCCGGCCTGCTCGAAGGCAGCCAGGGATTTCTTGAACTCGCCGTGAACCAACGGTCCGCGGCCAAGCGTTTCGGCCTGTCCATGGGCGACCCCGTGGAACTGGCCTGGGAGGCATGA
- a CDS encoding adenosylcobinamide-GDP ribazoletransferase, with protein MLRDFVDTLGFLTRLAPARVIPESAMNRCMRWMAPAGLVLGTVIVLPLWLGLFGDSPWVQAWLMVAASIFLTRGLHMDGLADVCDAVTTHTDPTRFWEVVKDSHTGAFGAMGLVMAVAGQILLFHAMLARGEYWAAAWAFVLGRAAAVWLGYHVRHLVRPGLGKLYIDGATLGVALATTVFAFAAGIIMVGFATALASTVIATAALLGLFRLADKVGGANGDFLGCAVILGELAAGLGFALVS; from the coding sequence ATGCTGCGAGACTTCGTCGACACCCTCGGTTTCCTGACCCGGCTGGCACCGGCCAGGGTCATCCCCGAATCGGCCATGAACAGATGTATGCGCTGGATGGCCCCGGCGGGCCTGGTCCTGGGCACGGTCATCGTCCTGCCCCTGTGGCTCGGCCTGTTCGGCGACTCGCCCTGGGTTCAGGCGTGGCTCATGGTGGCGGCCTCCATCTTCCTCACGCGCGGCCTGCACATGGACGGCCTGGCCGACGTATGCGACGCGGTGACCACCCACACCGACCCGACGAGATTCTGGGAAGTGGTCAAGGACAGCCATACCGGCGCATTCGGCGCCATGGGCCTGGTCATGGCCGTGGCCGGTCAGATCCTGCTCTTCCACGCCATGCTCGCCCGAGGCGAATACTGGGCCGCGGCCTGGGCCTTTGTCCTGGGCAGGGCCGCCGCGGTCTGGCTCGGCTACCACGTGCGCCATCTGGTCCGTCCCGGCCTGGGCAAGCTGTACATCGACGGGGCCACCCTCGGCGTGGCCCTGGCCACCACCGTGTTCGCGTTTGCGGCGGGCATAATCATGGTCGGATTCGCCACGGCCCTGGCCTCCACGGTCATCGCCACGGCGGCCCTGCTCGGCCTGTTCCGGCTGGCGGACAAGGTCGGCGGCGCCAACGGCGATTTCCTGGGCTGCGCCGTGATCCTCGGCGAACTGGCCGCAGGGCTGGGCTTCGCCCTGGTCTCCTGA
- the sppA gene encoding signal peptide peptidase SppA: MPSRTLAALAVLFLLLPGCAPKIKIFASQATEPLKEYVVDGEGEGKIALVHLRGFLTTQPARGMLRSQPSPVQELVNNLKLAEADDEVGAVVVAIDSPGGTATASDVIYHELTAFRERTGKPVIAAMFDVAASGGYYAALPADWILAHPTTITGSVGVVFMRPKLSGLMDKVGVDMEVSKSGRDKDMGSPFRPSTDEEKALFQGIIDDMAGRFHELVRKHRHPSPADFETIKTARVFTANQALSLGLIDQVGYIQDAFAKARSLAGLPEDSRVVTYRRDLYPDDNPYNTLDSAEPYKPSLLGVDASFLMPPRAGFCYVWEGGVTR; the protein is encoded by the coding sequence ATGCCGTCCAGAACCCTGGCCGCCCTGGCCGTACTGTTTCTGCTGCTCCCGGGCTGCGCGCCCAAAATCAAGATTTTCGCCTCCCAGGCCACGGAACCCCTCAAGGAATACGTGGTGGACGGCGAGGGCGAAGGAAAGATCGCGCTCGTGCATCTGCGCGGCTTCCTGACCACCCAGCCCGCCCGGGGGATGCTTCGCTCCCAACCCAGCCCGGTGCAGGAGCTGGTCAACAACCTCAAGCTGGCCGAGGCCGACGACGAGGTGGGAGCCGTGGTCGTGGCCATCGACTCCCCGGGCGGGACCGCCACCGCCTCGGACGTCATCTACCACGAGCTGACCGCCTTTCGGGAGCGCACCGGCAAGCCCGTGATCGCGGCCATGTTCGACGTGGCGGCCTCGGGCGGATATTATGCGGCCCTCCCCGCCGACTGGATTCTGGCCCACCCGACCACCATCACCGGCTCCGTGGGCGTGGTCTTCATGCGTCCCAAGCTGAGCGGCCTCATGGACAAGGTCGGCGTGGACATGGAGGTCTCCAAGTCGGGCCGCGACAAGGATATGGGGTCTCCCTTCCGGCCGTCCACCGACGAGGAAAAAGCCCTGTTCCAGGGAATCATCGACGACATGGCGGGACGATTCCACGAACTGGTTCGAAAACACCGCCATCCGTCCCCGGCCGATTTCGAGACGATCAAGACGGCCCGCGTGTTCACCGCGAACCAGGCCCTTTCACTCGGCCTCATCGACCAGGTCGGATACATTCAGGACGCCTTTGCCAAGGCCCGTTCACTGGCCGGACTTCCCGAGGACAGCCGTGTGGTCACCTACCGCCGCGACCTCTATCCCGACGACAACCCGTACAACACGCTCGACTCGGCGGAACCGTACAAGCCCAGCCTCCTGGGCGTGGACGCCTCCTTCCTCATGCCTCCGAGGGCCGGGTTCTGCTACGTATGGGAAGGGGGCGTCACGCGGTAG